A window of the Streptomyces sp. NBC_00250 genome harbors these coding sequences:
- the ccsB gene encoding c-type cytochrome biogenesis protein CcsB, whose amino-acid sequence MILAATTNESLARMSDLLIYSSMAVYTLAFFAHIAEWVLGSRSKVGRTAAALTSRASAATSAVTVQVKQAGGGTAVLAKPKVVTRSAAGTRDVPDGPGAAGGTVKGDLYGRIAVSLTVLAFLVEATGVVTRALSVQRAPWGNMYEFSTTFSTVAVGAYLGFLVAKKNVRWLGLPLVTTVLLDLGMATTWLKTPSDQLVPALDSYWLWIHVSTAIFCGAVFYLGATATLLYLFRDSYENKLATGGNPGAFARSVMERLPSAASLDKFSYRVNAAVFPLWTFTIIAGAIWAGDAWGRYWGWDAKEVWSFITWVGYAAYLHARATAGWKGRKAAYIALIAFACFLFNYYGVNIFVTSKHSYAGV is encoded by the coding sequence GTGATCCTCGCCGCCACGACCAACGAGAGCCTGGCGCGGATGAGCGACCTGCTCATCTACTCCTCGATGGCCGTCTACACCCTGGCCTTCTTCGCCCACATCGCCGAGTGGGTGCTGGGCAGCCGCAGCAAGGTCGGCCGTACCGCCGCCGCGCTCACCTCGCGGGCCTCGGCGGCCACGTCCGCCGTGACCGTCCAGGTCAAGCAGGCGGGCGGGGGCACCGCCGTCCTGGCGAAGCCGAAGGTCGTCACCCGGTCCGCGGCCGGCACCCGTGACGTACCGGACGGTCCCGGCGCCGCCGGCGGCACCGTCAAGGGCGATCTGTACGGCCGTATCGCCGTCTCGCTCACCGTCCTCGCCTTCCTGGTCGAGGCCACGGGCGTGGTCACCCGGGCGCTCTCCGTGCAGCGGGCCCCCTGGGGCAACATGTACGAGTTCTCCACCACCTTCTCGACGGTGGCGGTCGGCGCGTACCTCGGCTTCCTCGTCGCCAAGAAGAACGTGCGCTGGCTCGGCCTCCCGCTGGTCACCACGGTCCTGCTCGACCTGGGCATGGCCACCACCTGGCTGAAGACCCCGAGCGACCAGCTGGTCCCCGCGCTCGACTCGTACTGGCTGTGGATCCACGTCTCCACCGCGATCTTCTGCGGCGCGGTCTTCTACCTGGGCGCCACCGCCACCCTGCTGTACCTCTTCCGCGACTCGTACGAGAACAAGCTCGCGACCGGCGGGAACCCGGGCGCCTTCGCCCGCTCCGTCATGGAGCGGCTGCCCTCGGCGGCCTCGCTCGACAAGTTCTCGTACCGGGTCAACGCGGCCGTCTTCCCGCTGTGGACCTTCACGATCATCGCGGGCGCGATCTGGGCCGGCGACGCGTGGGGCCGCTACTGGGGCTGGGACGCCAAGGAGGTCTGGTCCTTCATCACCTGGGTCGGTTACGCCGCGTACCTGCACGCGCGCGCGACGGCCGGCTGGAAGGGGCGGAAGGCCGCGTACATCGCGCTCATCGCCTTCGCCTGCTTCCTGTTCAACTACTACGGCGTCAACATCTTCGTCACCAGCAAGCACTCGTACGCGGGCGTCTGA
- a CDS encoding SRPBCC domain-containing protein, with translation MSEIPRGRCEAHDGDTHLLRFAVELSHPPAAVWEAVSTPGGLEGWLCAADPLEPRLGGRVTLRWLNGDTVVSGQVTAWDPGYVAEYTVDPTHGRIRFHLEPGAPGGGGSTVLRFTNELRAGREARLDRLAGWHDHFELLAAALDGDPSDWAAWSSERWRQLRALYERDEAPWPKWVP, from the coding sequence ATGAGCGAGATACCCCGGGGCAGGTGCGAGGCCCACGACGGCGACACGCACCTGCTGCGGTTCGCCGTCGAGCTGTCCCACCCGCCGGCGGCGGTCTGGGAGGCCGTCTCCACCCCCGGGGGCCTGGAGGGCTGGCTCTGCGCGGCGGACCCGCTGGAACCCCGGCTCGGCGGCCGGGTCACCCTCCGCTGGCTGAACGGCGACACGGTGGTCTCGGGGCAGGTGACCGCCTGGGATCCCGGCTACGTGGCCGAGTACACGGTCGATCCGACGCACGGACGCATCCGGTTCCATCTGGAACCGGGGGCGCCCGGGGGCGGCGGGTCGACCGTGCTGCGTTTCACGAACGAGTTGCGGGCGGGACGGGAGGCCCGGCTGGACCGTCTTGCCGGGTGGCACGATCACTTCGAGCTGCTGGCCGCCGCGCTCGACGGTGACCCGTCGGACTGGGCCGCGTGGTCGTCCGAGCGGTGGCGGCAGCTGCGGGCGCTGTACGAGCGGGACGAAGCGCCCTGGCCCAAGTGGGTGCCGTAG
- a CDS encoding ABC transporter substrate-binding protein, translated as MPDRPTDPRIGRPLDRLRRRVRTPRQKLVATLVTAAVVIGLGGYGIARLTTPEDRSCAAGVERPEGSGECVGVNGDGHAFGMPDLAEVARAIGAENATLKADEYATVAVLLPLTSTDSGMRVKVLHEVQGAYAHQYRANHESNSETPKIRLVLANTGKGNAHWRGTVDRLIAMTGAPDRLRAVSGVATSSTEMRESVTALTGAGIAVVGTTITADDIANGPGPGHNRYPGLARVSPTNNDEAKALANFGRVDAAKALLVQDTRSGDHYTDTLKAAFAASLKGAPHEPQLFTSPADPTDEGTTANTFRQITHLICDTRAETVFFAGRHTQLRQFINALGARGCVERSFTILTGDEGSYLGADKKLDRNALKAKLTVRYAALAHPDAWKPAKGRPVPSTGGSVVAYSTFVTDIARASKEPVPLADGQAIVAYDAMALAVHAIRQATPQGSQYPELADVVTQWPQVKGSLRVQGASGWICLDNYGNPYNKAVPIVELAQDGTQRFVQIAWPEIHPPTTSCLPPKKG; from the coding sequence ATGCCCGACCGCCCGACCGACCCACGCATCGGCCGACCGCTCGACCGGCTGCGGCGCCGCGTCCGCACCCCCCGCCAGAAGCTCGTCGCGACCCTCGTCACCGCAGCCGTCGTCATCGGCCTGGGCGGCTACGGCATCGCCCGGCTCACCACCCCGGAGGACCGTTCCTGCGCCGCGGGCGTCGAGAGACCGGAGGGCAGCGGCGAGTGCGTCGGCGTCAACGGCGACGGCCACGCCTTCGGCATGCCCGACCTCGCCGAGGTCGCCCGGGCCATCGGCGCCGAGAACGCCACCCTCAAGGCCGACGAGTACGCCACCGTCGCCGTCCTCCTGCCGCTGACCTCCACCGACAGCGGCATGCGGGTCAAGGTGCTGCACGAGGTCCAGGGCGCGTACGCCCACCAGTACCGGGCCAACCACGAGTCCAACAGCGAGACCCCGAAGATCCGCCTCGTCCTCGCCAACACCGGCAAGGGCAACGCCCACTGGCGCGGCACCGTCGACCGGCTCATCGCCATGACCGGCGCCCCCGACCGGCTGCGGGCCGTCTCCGGCGTCGCCACCTCCTCCACCGAGATGCGCGAGTCGGTGACCGCCCTCACCGGCGCCGGGATCGCCGTCGTCGGCACCACCATCACCGCCGACGACATCGCCAACGGCCCGGGCCCCGGACACAACCGCTACCCCGGCCTCGCCCGCGTCTCCCCCACCAACAACGACGAGGCCAAGGCCCTGGCGAACTTCGGCCGCGTCGACGCCGCCAAGGCGCTCCTCGTCCAGGACACCCGCAGCGGCGACCACTACACCGACACCCTCAAGGCCGCCTTCGCCGCGTCGCTGAAGGGCGCGCCCCACGAGCCGCAGCTCTTCACCTCGCCCGCCGACCCCACCGACGAGGGCACCACCGCCAACACCTTCCGTCAGATCACCCATCTGATCTGCGACACCCGCGCCGAGACGGTCTTCTTCGCCGGCCGCCACACCCAGCTGCGCCAGTTCATCAACGCGCTCGGCGCCCGCGGCTGCGTCGAGCGCTCCTTCACGATCCTGACCGGCGACGAGGGCTCGTACCTGGGCGCGGACAAGAAGCTCGACCGGAACGCCCTGAAGGCGAAGCTGACCGTGCGGTACGCCGCGCTCGCCCACCCGGACGCCTGGAAGCCGGCGAAGGGGCGGCCGGTCCCGTCGACCGGCGGTTCGGTGGTGGCGTACTCGACCTTCGTGACGGACATCGCCCGCGCCTCGAAGGAACCGGTGCCGCTCGCCGACGGCCAGGCGATCGTGGCGTACGACGCGATGGCGCTCGCGGTCCACGCGATCCGCCAGGCCACCCCGCAGGGCTCCCAGTACCCGGAGCTCGCGGACGTGGTCACCCAGTGGCCGCAGGTCAAGGGCTCGCTCCGGGTCCAGGGCGCGAGCGGCTGGATCTGCCTGGACAACTACGGCAACCCGTACAACAAGGCGGTCCCGATCGTGGAACTCGCCCAGGACGGCACCCAGCGCTTCGTCCAGATCGCCTGGCCGGAGATCCACCCACCGACGACGTCCTGCCTGCCGCCGAAGAAGGGTTAG
- a CDS encoding isopenicillin N synthase family dioxygenase, whose product MSEASLPTIDLARDPAPQLPAVDRALREAGFLLVTGHGVDPGIRAEIRAVARRFFHLPPAVKEPYAVRVGGRGWLGPGAEANGYAEGTATPPDLKESLSFAADEPTGDPAVDAEWFLPNTWPAEVPELKPLVETYLAQMKALSDRVLDLLGEALGEERDFFTRHTGHPTFGFNINWYPGQERTGEPEPGQFRIGPHTDFGTVTVLDREAGKGGLQVFTDADGWRDAPYDPAAFTVNIGDLMAGWTGGRWRSGRHRVLPPPADVPTEELMSLVYFYECTPGTTIHGIESHGYLRAQLDAIATD is encoded by the coding sequence ATGAGTGAGGCGTCCCTCCCCACCATCGACCTCGCCCGCGATCCCGCCCCGCAGTTGCCCGCCGTCGACCGCGCCCTGCGCGAGGCCGGGTTCCTGCTCGTCACCGGGCACGGAGTGGACCCCGGGATTCGGGCGGAGATCCGGGCCGTCGCCCGGCGCTTCTTCCATCTCCCGCCCGCCGTCAAGGAGCCGTACGCGGTGCGGGTCGGCGGCCGGGGCTGGCTCGGGCCCGGCGCCGAGGCCAACGGGTACGCGGAGGGCACGGCGACCCCGCCCGATCTGAAGGAGTCGCTGTCCTTCGCGGCGGACGAGCCGACCGGGGACCCGGCCGTGGACGCCGAGTGGTTCCTGCCGAACACCTGGCCGGCCGAGGTTCCCGAACTGAAGCCGCTGGTGGAGACGTATCTGGCGCAGATGAAGGCGCTCTCGGACCGGGTGCTGGACCTGCTCGGCGAGGCGCTCGGCGAGGAGCGGGACTTCTTCACCCGGCACACCGGGCACCCCACCTTCGGTTTCAACATCAACTGGTATCCGGGGCAGGAGCGGACGGGCGAGCCGGAGCCGGGCCAGTTCCGGATCGGCCCGCACACGGACTTCGGCACGGTCACCGTCCTGGACCGGGAGGCGGGCAAGGGCGGGCTGCAGGTCTTCACCGACGCCGACGGCTGGCGGGACGCCCCGTACGATCCGGCGGCCTTCACCGTCAACATCGGTGACCTGATGGCGGGTTGGACCGGTGGACGGTGGCGTTCGGGCCGGCACCGGGTGCTGCCGCCGCCGGCCGACGTCCCCACGGAGGAGCTGATGTCGCTCGTGTACTTCTACGAGTGCACGCCCGGGACGACGATCCACGGCATCGAGTCGCACGGCTATCTGCGGGCCCAGCTCGACGCGATCGCCACGGACTGA
- a CDS encoding nucleoside deaminase: MDKEQARQWLATALAEARAGLAEGGIPIGAALYGADGTLLGRGHNRRVQDGDPSTHAETAAFRAAGRQRSYRGTTMVTTLSPCWYCSGLVRQFGISRLVVGEAETFHGGHDWLAEHGVEVLVLEDPECVSLMREFIAAHPALWNEDIGHE, translated from the coding sequence ATGGACAAGGAACAGGCACGGCAGTGGCTGGCCACCGCCCTCGCAGAAGCCCGCGCCGGGCTCGCCGAGGGCGGTATCCCGATCGGCGCCGCGCTCTACGGGGCCGACGGGACACTGCTCGGGCGCGGCCACAACCGGCGCGTGCAGGACGGGGACCCGTCGACGCACGCGGAGACCGCCGCCTTCCGGGCGGCCGGACGGCAGCGCTCGTACCGGGGCACGACCATGGTGACGACCCTCTCGCCCTGCTGGTACTGCTCAGGGCTGGTGCGGCAGTTCGGGATCTCGCGCCTGGTCGTCGGGGAGGCGGAGACCTTCCACGGCGGGCACGACTGGCTGGCCGAGCACGGGGTCGAGGTGCTCGTGCTCGAAGACCCCGAATGCGTCTCCCTGATGCGGGAGTTCATCGCTGCCCACCCCGCTCTCTGGAACGAGGACATCGGCCATGAGTGA
- a CDS encoding GntR family transcriptional regulator, with translation MTLDPKSGRPLYMQLADVIAAKIATGEFAPDRMIPTPARLADEHGIAVLTARRAMRELRERGLIVTVPGKGSYVTPTAGQTAPSAEE, from the coding sequence ATGACCCTTGACCCGAAGTCGGGACGCCCGCTGTACATGCAGCTGGCCGACGTGATCGCAGCGAAGATCGCAACCGGGGAATTCGCCCCTGACCGGATGATCCCCACGCCTGCCCGGCTCGCCGATGAACACGGCATCGCCGTGCTGACCGCCCGCCGGGCCATGCGTGAACTCCGTGAGCGCGGCCTGATCGTCACCGTGCCCGGCAAGGGCTCCTACGTCACACCCACCGCCGGACAGACCGCCCCCTCGGCGGAGGAGTAG
- a CDS encoding DMT family transporter, with the protein MRNETRGTVELTLAMVLSGTLGVFVVESGASPFEVVFFRCLFGALALGAYSLLRGFFTGHGFTGRKLGLAALGGVFIVFNWVFLFEAYEAASISLATVVYHTQPFFLVLLGAVFMRERISAGKLGWLALAFVGLVLVSGVRPGDTGSLKGLGFALAAAVLYALATFVTKRITGVRPHLIALVQVLVGLPLLLPFVDFGATASLGSGWLWLLGLGLIHTGLMYVLMYSAYAKLPTAKIAVLAFTYPAVAMGVDWAVYGHHIGLVQALGVPLIVLASLKVTLAARTPVAAPAPRTAGHEPEAASPVATRAA; encoded by the coding sequence ATGAGAAACGAGACCAGGGGAACCGTCGAACTCACCCTCGCCATGGTGCTTTCCGGCACGCTCGGCGTCTTCGTCGTCGAGTCCGGGGCCTCGCCCTTCGAGGTGGTGTTCTTCCGGTGCCTCTTCGGGGCGCTCGCGCTCGGGGCGTACAGCCTGCTGCGGGGGTTCTTCACCGGGCACGGGTTCACCGGCAGGAAGCTGGGGCTCGCCGCGCTCGGTGGGGTGTTCATCGTCTTCAACTGGGTCTTCCTGTTCGAGGCTTACGAAGCCGCCTCGATCTCCCTCGCCACCGTCGTCTACCACACGCAGCCGTTCTTCCTGGTGCTGCTCGGGGCGGTGTTCATGAGGGAGCGGATCTCCGCCGGAAAGCTCGGGTGGCTGGCGCTCGCCTTCGTCGGGCTGGTGCTCGTCTCCGGGGTGCGGCCGGGGGACACCGGCTCCCTCAAGGGGCTCGGGTTCGCCCTCGCCGCCGCCGTGCTCTACGCCCTCGCGACCTTCGTCACCAAGCGGATCACCGGCGTGCGGCCCCATCTCATCGCCCTCGTGCAGGTGCTCGTCGGGCTTCCGCTGCTGCTGCCGTTCGTCGACTTCGGCGCCACCGCCTCGCTCGGCTCCGGGTGGCTCTGGCTGCTCGGACTCGGGCTCATCCACACCGGGCTGATGTACGTGCTCATGTACTCCGCCTACGCCAAGCTGCCCACCGCCAAGATCGCCGTGCTCGCCTTCACCTACCCGGCCGTCGCGATGGGCGTCGACTGGGCCGTGTACGGGCATCACATCGGGCTCGTCCAGGCGCTCGGCGTGCCGCTGATCGTGCTGGCCAGCCTCAAGGTCACCCTCGCTGCTCGGACACCAGTCGCCGCGCCTGCTCCACGAACAGCCGGACATGAGCCGGAAGCCGCTTCCCCCGTCGCCACGCGAGCTGCGTGA
- a CDS encoding LysR family transcriptional regulator has product MELRLLATFEKVATVLSFTRAAAELGYAQSSVTGQIRSLESSLGVELFERLGSRIRLTEAGERLLPYARRMAELAEEARTAVASAAEPTGTIAVGTMESLTSYRLPPLLEYFHHRYPGVRLTLRPTLGDETRQALRQGTYDVGFLMEPDTEHEGLESEVLAPEPLVLVAGPDHPLVGRTGLTAADLAGARLVGTEPGCPYRDLFEAELREWAPPFMEFGTIEATKRGVAAGLGVALLPQVAVAEELASGTLLPLDWEAPFTLFTQLAWRRGKRLPAHVRLFVEQARRLVSEQRG; this is encoded by the coding sequence ATGGAGCTCCGGCTCCTGGCCACCTTCGAGAAGGTCGCGACGGTCCTCTCCTTCACCCGGGCCGCCGCGGAGCTGGGCTACGCCCAGTCCAGCGTCACGGGCCAGATCCGCTCGCTCGAATCCTCGCTCGGGGTGGAACTCTTCGAGCGCCTCGGCAGCCGCATCCGGCTCACCGAGGCCGGGGAGCGACTCCTGCCGTACGCCCGCCGGATGGCGGAGCTCGCGGAGGAGGCCCGTACGGCGGTGGCGAGCGCGGCCGAACCGACCGGCACCATCGCGGTGGGCACGATGGAGTCCCTGACCTCCTACCGGCTGCCGCCGCTCCTGGAGTACTTCCACCACCGCTACCCCGGCGTGCGGCTCACCCTGCGCCCCACCCTCGGCGACGAGACCCGGCAGGCACTGCGCCAGGGCACGTACGACGTCGGCTTCCTGATGGAACCGGACACGGAGCACGAGGGCCTGGAGTCGGAGGTCCTGGCCCCCGAACCCCTAGTCCTGGTGGCGGGCCCCGACCACCCTCTGGTCGGCCGTACGGGCCTGACGGCCGCGGACCTGGCGGGGGCACGCCTCGTGGGCACCGAGCCGGGCTGCCCGTACCGCGACCTGTTCGAGGCGGAGCTACGGGAGTGGGCGCCGCCGTTCATGGAGTTCGGCACGATCGAGGCGACGAAACGCGGGGTGGCCGCCGGCCTGGGGGTGGCGCTCCTCCCCCAGGTCGCGGTGGCCGAGGAACTGGCATCGGGGACCTTGCTCCCCCTGGACTGGGAGGCCCCGTTCACCCTCTTCACGCAGCTCGCGTGGCGACGGGGGAAGCGGCTTCCGGCTCATGTCCGGCTGTTCGTGGAGCAGGCGCGGCGACTGGTGTCCGAGCAGCGAGGGTGA
- a CDS encoding PLD nuclease N-terminal domain-containing protein, whose protein sequence is MLRALLFILPLALMIYAFIDCLNTPEEEVKHLPKPVWAIVVLLFSVVGAIGWIVAGKDRRPRTRGGAGAGGWVAPDDNPEFLKSLKDEKTTGEPDDDAALKEWEADLRRREEELKKREQGGDEPEKP, encoded by the coding sequence ATGCTCAGGGCGCTGCTTTTCATCCTGCCTCTGGCGCTGATGATCTACGCCTTCATCGACTGCCTGAACACCCCGGAAGAAGAGGTCAAGCACCTTCCGAAGCCGGTCTGGGCCATCGTCGTCCTGCTGTTCTCCGTGGTCGGCGCGATCGGCTGGATCGTCGCCGGCAAGGACCGGCGGCCGCGGACCCGGGGCGGCGCGGGCGCCGGTGGCTGGGTGGCCCCCGACGACAACCCCGAGTTCCTGAAGTCCCTCAAGGACGAGAAGACGACCGGTGAGCCGGACGACGACGCCGCCCTCAAGGAGTGGGAGGCCGACCTCCGCCGCCGCGAGGAAGAGCTGAAGAAGCGCGAGCAGGGCGGCGACGAGCCCGAGAAGCCCTGA